Part of the Cervus canadensis isolate Bull #8, Minnesota chromosome 15, ASM1932006v1, whole genome shotgun sequence genome is shown below.
tgatcttcattttctgaatgctgagctttaagccaactttttcactctcctctttcactttcatcaagaggctctttagttcttcttcactttccgccataagggtggtggcatctgcatatctgaggttattgatatttctcctggcaatcttgattccagcttgtgcttcatccagcccagcgtttttcatgatgtactctgcatataagttaaataagcagggtgacaatgtacagccttgacgaactcttttccctatttgaaaccagtctgttgttccatgtccagttctaactattgcttcctgacctgcatacagatttctcaagaggcagataaggtgatctggtattcccatctctttatgaattttccacagtttattgtgatccacacagtcaaagactttggtgtagtcattaaagcagaagtagatgtttttctggaactctcttgctttttgggtgatccagtggatgttggcaatttgatctcttgttcctttgccttttctaaacccagcttgaacatctggaagttcatggttcacgtactgaagcccggcttggagaattttgagtattactttactagcgtgtgagatgagtgcaattgtgcggtagtttgagcattctttggcatctcAGGCCTAGAGTTGTCCTAAGATAGATCTGCCCAGGCTGCTGGGGCATCCTTGAGCCAGTCCTTGACTGGAGGAGTCCCACAGTTCACCAGAATGGGCCTGTGTGAGTACTGCACAGTGATCAATCCCTTCCTGAAGGGAACCTACAAGAGGCCTGGCTTCAGTGAAAGCGTGCTGAGGGATCTAGGTAAACAGCAGCTGGGACTGTCAGTCAGTTTTGCTTCCATAGCAGATCTGAGCATCATGGTTGCCACAGTAACTGACAGGCAGAAGGTAGGCCACGCCCCAAGGATATGGGCCAAAAGCAGGGATGCCAGGATCTGTCACCTTGATGCAGGGAGACGGGGGTGGGCCCATGGACCTCTCTGAGTGAGACTGCATACACATCCctgttaacatatatatatagtggtgaGTCCTTATATATACTGAATGAATAAAGTCATTCAAATCTCACCATTAtagaattattttctgttatgaaattttgaatttcagaaattttGCAAATTCCCTTCCAGGTCCTTATATATACTGAATGAATAAAGTCATTCAAATTTCACCATTAtagaattattttctgttatgaaattttgaatttgaaaaattttGCAGATTTCCTTCCAGGTCTTACCATAATTACATTATTGCAATTCTCACGCATGTTATActtcatatgttttaaaatatttgatatttagaATATTTCCTCTTGTTTCTACCATAGCCTTCATAATTATGCTTTTCAGTAACTGAACAATATTCAACAAAATGGATGTACCAAAATTTCCTGTTTTCCAGTATTTCCATTATCCTTATTTTCTTCCATATTATAGGTAATGCTTGCATGTGTATCTTTGGACATACATGACTTAATTTCTGCTGGATTATAGCTCTAGGATAAACTTCTAGGTTTGAAGTTACTGGATTAAAAGATACAGTTTTGTGATTGTGTCAAACTTTGCTCCActgctttctaaaaatattatgTCAGTTACATTATGTGTatgttatctattgctgcataaaaaTGATCATAAAATGAAGTGGCTTAAAATAACCTACAATTACTGCCTCACTGTGTCTGCGGGTTGGTGATCCAGGCTTGGTTTAGCTGTGTCCTCTGCTTCAGGGTGTCACAGACTGCAGTGAAGGTGTCGGCTGAGGCTGGGGTCTCATCTGAGACCTGACTGGGGAGGGATTTTCTTCCAAGTTCCCATGTGCTGTCAAGACTCAGCTCCCCGCGGGCTGTGGGGCCTCAGGCCTCGGAGTTCAGCTGGCTGTGAGTCAGCTGCTACACTTGGTTCCCTGCCACGTGGGCCTGTCCAACAGGTAGGATGCTTCATCGAAGCATGCATCTGAGAAGGTAACAGTCTGCTGGTAAGACAGAAGTCAGTCTTTTCTAACAATCACAATTGCCTTATGCTGTCGTGTTGAACCAAGAGAAGTAAGGGGAGATGACGACACcagccaagaatacaggagcagggATCACTGGGGGCCGTCCTGGAGGCTGCCCCAGAGTGTCACCAAGAGGACACATTGCTCCAACTTCACCACAACCTCAAACACCCAGAACATTCTAGGATTTAGGAATTACCTGTACAGCAGGGGTAAAAGACCATCTCCTACTTTAATGACTTCTTCTCTAGTGTGGTGTTCCCCCCAGGGCCACCTGGGTCCTTTGCTTTCAGCTTTTGCCAATTAATTTCCCAAAAGGTGTCAACTGAGAGCCGTGTAAGGACACGCCCCCATCGGGGCTCTGAGAGCTGTGAGTGGAGCTCTGATTGTGAGGCAGCATCCCTGAAGGGGTTTCAGCCTCAAGAAGCTTCTGGTATTTGAACAGCAACTCCAAGACCTGAACACCCTACTACCTGTACCCCTAACATTTAGGAACCAATCTTCTCTTAAAGCTTACTACAAACGGATTCACATTTTGCAAAATTTACTTTCACTGTCAGGACAATCCTGTAGGATACATATtaatgtccccattttacagagaggaaacTCAGGATCACAAGTGTGAAgtcacttgttcaaggtcacttTGACAAAGTggcaggaaagaaagtgaaagtgttagtcgtgtccgactctctgcaaccccatggactgtagccctccaggctcctctgtccatgggattctccagataagaacactggaatgggttaccactgccttttctaagggatctgcccgacccagggatcgaacccggctctcctgcattgcaaggagactctttatcatctgagccaccgaggaattGCTGCCCCCTCTTTGTTCTCTACCACCTAAGGTACCCCGGTTCTCAGTTGGGGCCTCCTAAGGCTCCATAacaccccaccccgcctccccatccccaccgcAGCACTAAACATAACGGAAAGGGTGGACCCTTTCCCTTCAGTTAGCTGGAAGGTCTCCCCTGGAAGTTCCAGAAATCTCGGCTCAGTGATCTTTTATTTCCTGGTAAAAGAGGTGAGGATGAAAAGTCACCTCTAAGTGGCAGGGGGTGAAAGGCTATAGAGACCACAGAACATGGTTTTAACCTTTTTGGGATAAAGCCCTGAACTGCTTTAAGGGGCACAAAATATCACAGAATCTGGGGAGTCAGCTTCCCCTAAAGCCTCTGACAGGGGGTCCCTGGAGCCCTGAGAAGTAATCTGTGCCCTATAGGAAGGGAAGTGATGCACAGCGTCCTGGTTTCCCCCCTGAAGTCAGCAATCATGGCCAGGCCATGTCCTTGGAAAGTCCCAAGTCGGGAAGGAAGGACAGGGTCACACGATTCACAGTGGCTGTGCCCAGGGCACCCAGGAAGCCATTCCATAACTGCTCAGTGACCCTAAGGAGCCAAGCCTGTGTCTGTGGAGCTTCAGAGCCTTGTTCATTTATTCCCAAATGTGGAGCCCTCAGTCGTGAGTTGTAAACGGGACATACAACCCTGCCTATGCAGACAGTTCATTTCAGCAGAGGATATGCTCAGCCATGGTCACTTAATTACTTAATCACAGTTGGCAGCAAAAGTCTAGGAAGAGCACTAAGGTGCAAAgggtcttcccagatggtgctaatgataaagaatccccctgccaatgcaggagatccaagagacacagtttccatccctgggttgggaagatcccctggggaaggaaacagcaaccgactccagtattcttgcctgaaaaatcccatggacagaggagcctggagggctacagttcatggggttgcaaagagttggacatgactgagctactgaccaCCACCACAGGAATGGCTGcaaagggtttttttgtttttttaatttatttttattagttggaggctaattactttacaatattgtagtggtttttgtcatacattgactgcAAAGGGTTTTAAGCAGAAGAGAACCCAGTCAGGCCTGCGCTCTGAGAGCTGGAAGAGGTGGGGAGAATGGCCAGAAGCCCATGCGGGGAACCacctggggagggtgggatggagcCGGAGTCTCTGGGCAGGGAGATCACCACGCTGCGCCCTGGTTTAGCCACAAGGCGGGAAGAAGGGGTGATGGGGAGGACGGCTCAGTCCCAGGCACGTTCTCAGCCAGAGCTGCCGCGTGCCTGCCAGTCCTGCAGCAGGAGAGCTCTGGATGGTAGCAGATGGCAAAGATGTGCAGGATGTGGGGAGCAGGGGTCACAGTCAGCCCAGGCCTGGAGTGGGCCATGGGCAGCGTGTGTTGGGTCTGAGAACAGCCCTTGAGTGGAGACCAAGTTTGCAATTTGGACTAGAAGGAGCTAAGTAAGTGCGTCTCAGGAGGTCACCTCCCCGTCCCCACCAGCGCCAGGGCTCTCTTCCCCTCCCATCCGGATGGAGCAGCAGGAATGTCTGGCCTCCTCTCAGCTCTTGCAGCACTGAAAGCAATTGATGGGGGTGGGACCATCTGTCTGCCTGGTCAAGCCTGTGGCCAATGCTGCCGAGGGACCTGGGAGAGGCAGTGCGGTGCCCTCAGGGCCATCTGCTGGGCCCAGGGCAGAGAGCCCCATGATCGCCCAGAACGGGGCCAGAGCGCCGAGCCCAGCTCACCACCAAGGACCAGCAGGAAGACAGGCCAGCCCTGCCTGCTCACTCCATCCACGGTCTTCTGGCAGGGACCACCGGCCACTCCCGAGTGGGCCTCCTGGGCTGGTTTTGTGTCCCTCCTGCGTGGGGCCTAATTATACCCTCTGCCCTGAGTTACACTGGCAACAGGCCTGAATTCTTCACCTCTTCCAGGGAAAACATAATCACCAACACGAGGAACATGTGCGaacttctccagtggtccagtggctaagactccacgctcccaatgcagggggtctgggttcaattcctggtcagggaactagatcctgcatgtgCAACTAGGACCTGGTGCAGTcacattaacaacaaaaaagacaggtGAATGGCCCGAGAAGATGCTCAACGCCACTCATCATCAGACAAACGCGAATCAACACCACAGGGAGCTATCACATCAGTCAGAACGGCCACCATTAAAAAGGACAAGTAACACATGCTGGAGGGGATggggagcaaagggaacccttctacattGCAGGTGTGGCTACCATGGAAACCTGTGCGGGGCGTTCAGCGGTCGGACTTCACCTTCTGCTGCGGGAatggtgagggtttgatccctgggtggggaggtgggatcccacatgccttgtggctgGGAAACCAAAACAGAGTTAATGTTATAACGAACtgaataaagactttaaacaacccaaatgttcatcgacagatgaatgcataaaagatgtggtacatacatacagcagaatatttctcagccacaaaaaagaatgaaatagtgttatctgcatgcagcaacatggatgcaactcgCGATGATCatagtgagtgaagtgagtcagacagagaaagacaaacaccaaatGATatcatcacttatatgtggaatgtaagaTGTGATGCAAATTAACTTAccgacaaaacagaaacagactcacagagagtaCAGACTGGTAGCTGatgagggggcgggggtgggacaCGGACGGagtgggagtttgagattagcagatgcaaactgggacacagagaacagaccaaccaggtcctactgtgtaacacagaacgctatattcaatatccggtaataaaccataatggaaaaaaatatgagaaagatacatatgtatttgtgtaactgagtcactttgctctacagcagagaataacacaacgttgtaaatcaactatacttcaataaaataaaacgaAACTAAAAGAACACAGGAATGACCAAGGGAACCTGGCTGACTCATCACAACTCTCCTCACCTTCCCTGCTGGGGTCTCCTGTCCAAGCACCAAAAGTGGGGGGGGTCTGTCTTCCAGCTGAGGACTGGAGGGATACAAACCCAGCAAGGTTGCAGCCTCCCTCGGTCCCAAGTGGGACAGCAGGCATGGCCCATTGCCCAGCGGCACCCCTCTGCTCTCCTCACCGCCCCTTGGCCCCGTTCCCATCTCCCTTCATGGTCCCTACCCTCCCCAAGCACTCACCTGCTCTGTCCTGACTGCAGGGCCTCAGCTTTGCAGGCCTGCTTCCCCTCTCCCTCGGCCAGAATTCTGAGCAGGAGGTCCCGCTAGGTTCCAGCAATACCTTCTCCCTCCTTCAGGCCCAGGGGCTCTCCTGGGGCCCTGCAGGACTGCTGGGCACCCAGCCTCTCTGAGCTGCCATCTACACTGGATACATCTCCCTCAAAGCCCCACAGGGAGCTCTGTCTCCCAGCTCTTGGGCCCTACGGGCTTCTCCTCTCGGCCTCTCAGGACCTTTAACCTCTCCACAGGAGGCGGAGACTGGGATCTGACCACCAGGCAAACTATGCGGTGAGGACCGTAAGAAAGCGGCTGCATCCCGCAAACACCTCCGGTGGGGAGATGCGGTTCGACCCctttgctgctaagtcactgcagcagtgtccgactctgtgcgaccccatagacggcagaccaccgggctcccccgtccctgggattctccaggcaagaacactggagtgggttgccatttccttctccaatgtgtgaaagtgaaaactctcagtcatgtctgactcttctcgaccccatggaccgcagcccaccaggctcctctgtccatgggattttccgggcaagggtactggagtggggtgccattgccttctctgtctgaccCCTTTAGCCCCCTGTAATCAAACAGCAAGGAAGACAGCCTTCTGTTTATTTAGGCGCTGGCACCCAGGCCCTCCTGTAATGACCTCACACAACCCCAAAGGCATGCCAGGGAGTTTACATCAGTCCCGTTTTACAGTAGAGGAACCAAGGCTCAGATTCATAAAGGGACGTGTCCGAGGTGACTTGGGTCATGGGTGGTGGGCTGGGGCAGGAACTGGGCTGTTAAACCCCAAAGCTGCAAGTCTGCTGACACTGGGCTGTGGGCTTGCCCGAGTCCACGGCGAGTGGTACCTGCCTGATCTGGAAGCGTCCGGGCCACGAGGCCCTCAGGAGCCGCCGGGGCCAAGCGCTGCCCGCCACATCTGCAGCACCGAGTCCCGGCGGGCCGTGTCAGGCAGGTGTTTGATGCGGAACCAGTGTCTGGGAACAACGTTCCCGCTGGGCGTGTAGAGCTTCTCCCCCCGCTGGCCCAGCAGACTGCGAAGGGCCAGGTTGCCCGACAGAACCTTCTCGTAGAATTCCACCCCGCCCCGGGCATAGGCTGCAGACAAGGAGGCCGTGCGGCGGTCCAGCCAGGCTTCCAGGGCATGGGTGAGAGAGTCCGTGGAGAAGGCGTAGGCCACGAAGCCCGCCGTTGCTGCCACCAAGTTGAAGGCAGCCCGCAAGCTCATCGGGCCCCCGTAGAGCCCCAAGGCGTGCTTGGCCCCTACACTCAGTGCCCAGGTGCCTGCCAGGCAGGCTGGGGCTGGCAGGGCCTGCAGGGCGGCCGCCCCACTCTCCAGGTACACCACCTCCTTGGCCAAGGCGAACTTCTGGGCCTCGTGAGACAGGGTCAGGGCATCTCTCAGCCGGGCGCCCGCTGGGCTCCGCCAGTCCACGCGCTGCCCGTACACCACCACGGGCCGGTCAGTGTTGGTCACTGGGCCACCCAGGAAGCTGGCGGGGATGCCCACGACGGCCCCGCCAGGGAGTCTCGGGAAGCCGGCACTCACAGGCTGGAAGGTGAAGGTGGTGAAGGCCTCGAAGTGGTGGCCCGAGGGGATGCCAATGTCCTGCTGCACCTCCCGGAAGAGCCTCTCCAGTTCTGGGGACAGAGGCGCCGGCTGGCCCTGAGGCCAGTACTGGTacagccactggaccacgggATCCGGGAAGAGGTGGTATGAGATCTGGGCCCCGAACAGGCCTGCGCAGGAGCCCACCAACAGGCCCGTCCTGTGTCTCTGCACAAACACCGTGGCCAGCCACAGGGGGCCTGCCATGAGGGCTGCCACCACTGTAACCTGGGccaagagaaagagaagtgagCCAACAACTGCCGGGGTCAGCCTGCAGACCAAACACCCCCGGGCCACATCCCCTTTAACTGAGGCAATACGCACAGGAGCCGAGAAGTGGCCCCGGCTCTGACTCTACGTCACCACTTAACCAAATGTGCGCGTGACAATGGTCTACCAGGAAGGGGTCTGTGCTGAGTCAATAAACACACGCGAAACAATCAGGGTCTGGCAAGGAGCAGACGCTCCTCGGCCAAGGCGAACTTCCGGGCAACCTGAGACAGGGGTCAGGGCATCTCTTAGCTGGGGGCCCGCTGAGCTCTGCCAGTCCACTCGCTGCCCGTAGACAACCACGGGCCTGTCAGTGTTGGTCACTGGGCCACCCAGGAAGCTGGGGGGGATGATCCTGACGGCCCCGCCAGGGAGGCTCGGGAAGCCATGGAATGGCTATAATTACAACTTTGACTCCCACGGCTAGGAACGGCCCCAAGCAACCCACCTCTCACCCCACTGCCATAATGAACATGAGCACTAATTTAAACACGAAACACATGCCCAGCTTATTTCGTCCTTACTATATGCCCGACACAGTTCGGAGACCTTTACACATACTATTTAACAACTGAATCCTTACAACTCTGCGCCCTTATCATTATGATGTCCCTATTTTAAAGCGGTGAACACGGAGGCACAGATAGGCCTCAACTAGTAACGTGGCAGAACTATgtccctccaaattcatatggTGAAGTCCTAACCTCCAGGAGGAGGGatgtgactgtatttagagataggctctttaaagaggtaattaagttaaagcGAGGTCATTAGGATAGCCCCTAATCCAATCCAGAGGGGGACATTCGGACACAGAAGGACTACGAGGACGCAAGCCAGAAGGTGGCCATCTACAAGCCCGTGGAAGAGGCCTCAGCAGaaaccagccctgccaacaccttgatcttggacctcgGGCCTCCAGCATTTCAAGAAAACACATTTCTGCCACCCAGTTCTTGTTACTACAGCTCCAGCAGACAAATACAGGCCCAGTATTTGAACACAAGTGTCCACAGCAAATTTTCTACTGTAgattattttttatgataaatTATAAACACGCAGGAAAGTGGAAAAAATAGTATATTACAAACTAATTTCAATCTGTCAAGTCATGGTTAGCTTTGTTTCATCTCTACTCAAACGCATAATCCCCTCCAGCTAGTTTATTTCCAAACACAGTAGGGCCATACTATTATTTCATCCgaaaatatttcagtaaaattcACAATTGTTTAACTTCGGCTGAAGCTTACTGTCTTCCTGTCTGTTAAGTGTTTACTTAGCAAGTAAATTGCTGCAAACTAGAAGCCAGCGTATTCCTTGAGAGTCACGTCACTGTGCCTTTTCGCCAACGAGGCAACCAAAGCCAGGACAGAAAGGGTCCAAACGTAGGTCCTAGCTCCCCCAGGACCCCTAGCACCAAGGCCGCGCGCCCCAGGGAGGCGTGGGAGGGGGTGCCGCGCATCTCGCAGGCGGCTGGGCGAAGAAGGACCGCAAGACCCTTGCTCCACGCGGGATCCCCTGGCTACGCCCACGGCTGGAACACACCGCCTAAGGAGCCCGCAGGGGTCCGCTGGTCTGCCCGCCCCCCTCCGCGCTCACCTCCTCCGCCGCCGCGCCAGGTACGCCGAGCACGTGGGTGGGGCGGGGCCAGGCGCAAAGCACGCCGGCCGGCTCTGGGGGCGGAGACAAAGCGGCGGGGCCCTAGGGGGCGGGGCTGAGGCAGCGGTGCCCGCCCGCCGGCTTCGGGGGCGGAGCGCGGGGCGGGACCCTGGCTGATCCGCTCGAGCCGGGTCTCCCCAGCCAGTGAACGGCCTCGGGCGGCTGTCTGGGTCGTCCCTGTTTAGCACTGGAGAGACCAGCGTCAGGGCGTGGGTCAGGAGGCCTCTGGCGGACCTTCTGTCGGAGCTCACGCCCCGTCCTCCCGCCAGGTCCCATCCTTTCCCGTCGGGAAGCGCTCTGTGCTGGCGGGCCCTCTGCCCCAGCTCCACCCAAGTGATCCGCACTGCACGATCCGCGAAGCGGCGTCACACCTGTCAGCCCACCTTCCCAGCTGCTGTGTGAGGGTCAGGGGTCAGCCTGCCGGGGCCCAGCGCATCCTTTACGCGTGTCTGTGGCTGCTGTCCCTTAGAAGGGCAGAGGGGAGTAGCCGGGACAGAGACAGTCTGTCTAGAGCCTAAAACACTTACTATCTGGCCACGTGCAGAAGAGGTCTGCAGACCCTGAAGTACAGGTGAAGTTGTGGGGAATTTGCTGGTGATGGACCAAGCTTTGTAAAGTCACAGTGAAGTCTGAGAGGCCTGCAAGGGGTGGGTGATTGATTGGGACTAGATTAGAGGATGAACAGGATATGAATACAGGGGTAAGCATCCATGATGGATAAAAGGGCATCTGATGGttgctttttttcccattgtgGTGACGTACACATATTTACCATCCTGACCATTTTAAAGCATATGGTACAGTGGTGGTCCAACCGTCACCACTGTCCACCTCCATAGCTCTTCGTCTCGTAATGCTGAAGCTCTGTATCCATCAGAGAATAActtccattcccctttcctctgcTCTCTGGCACCCACCATTCTACATTCTGTCTCTATATTTTGACCACTAAGTATCTCCTGTAAGTGGAATCAGAACTTCCTTCGCTTTAAGGCTAAAGAATGTTGCACCACATGAATATGACAGGTTTTGCTTATCCACTcacctgttgatgggcacttgggttgctttcgCATTTTTGCTATTATGATCTTGCTACTGTGAACATaagtgtacaaatatctcttcaagaccctgctttcaattcttttgggtatatacacAGAAGTAGAATTTTTGCATAATATGTTCATTtcacttttaaagtttttgagGATCTGGCATCCTGTTTTCCACGGAGGCTGTACtgttttacattcctgccaacagtgctCAAGCGTTCCTATTCCTTCACATCTTTATCaatgtgttattttctgtttttttttttataatagtcatTCTAGTATGTGTATGTGGTGGTATCTTGTAGTTTTGATATGCTTTTCCCTAGTGATTAGCGattttgagcaccttttcatatgctcCTCGgacatctgtatgttttctttggagaaacgtctattcaaacctttgtccattttttaattgggttgggTTGTATGTGTGTGGTTGAGTTTTAGGAGTTGTCAATATACTCTAGATGTTAATCCCTTATCTGATATGtgatgcaaatattttcacccattctgGGGGTTACCTTGTAAATCTGAGGATATTGTCTTTTGATgcacaatatttttaattttcataaattccAAATcccctatttctgttttgttctccaTGCCTtttgtgtcatatccaaaaaattatTGCCAGAGCTATAGTGTCATGAAGTTTTTGccttatgtttctttttaagagttgtataattttggtttttgttccattttgagttaatttttgaatatGCTGTTAGGTAAGGATCCATGTGGATAGACAGTTTTCTCAGCAACACTTGCTGAAAAGACTATTTTTCCCCGTTGAATAGTCTTcacacctttgtcaaaaatcatttgatcatATATGccagggtttatttctggactttttattctgttccattattatatgtgctaaatcacttcagtcatgtctgactctttgcaaccccagggactgtagcccgccaggctcctctgtccttagaactctccaggcaaaaatactggagtgggtagccattcctttccccaggtgatcttcccaacccagatattgaagccaggtctcctgcatcacaggcagattctttaccgtcttagccaccaggaaaaccctccATTGATTTTTATGTATGTCTTTATGCTTGCACTCACACCGTTTTGACACTGTAGCAttttagtaagttttgaaatcagggagtatgAATCCTTCACATTAGTGCTTTTTTCAAGATCATTTTGTGTATTCAGGGTCCCTTGaactttcatatgaattttaggatgagtttttctatttctgcaaaaaatatCATTGGGACTTGGATAGGGATTGCGTTAAtctttagattgctttggggagTACTGccatcttaataatattaagtcTTATATTTCATGAACATGGGTTGtattcccatttatttatgtgttctttgatttctttcagcaatgttttatagttttcagtgtataagtccttcacctctttggttaaggtcattcctaagcattttatcCTCTTGTTGccattgtaaatggaattgctatcatttccttttcagattgtttattgttagtgtatagcaaCTGACTTTTGTgtgttgactttgtatcctgctagtttgctgaattcatttattagctctaacaGGTTTCTGTGCAGTGTTTAGggctttttaaatgtaattttgtaTCACTTATGAactgagataattttacttcttcctttccaatttggatgccttttatttcttttccttgcctaatCTGGCTAGATCTTCTaggactatgttgaatagaaCTGGTGAAAAGtaggcattcttgtcttgttcctgatcttagagaaaaatctttcagtctttcaccattgactaggatgtttgctgtggatttttcatatatagcttttattatgtttaggCAGTTTCCTTccattcctagtttgttgagtgtttattcatgaaaaggtgttgaactTTTC
Proteins encoded:
- the TMEM177 gene encoding transmembrane protein 177; its protein translation is MAGPLWLATVFVQRHRTGLLVGSCAGLFGAQISYHLFPDPVVQWLYQYWPQGQPAPLSPELERLFREVQQDIGIPSGHHFEAFTTFTFQPVSAGFPRLPGGAVVGIPASFLGGPVTNTDRPVVVYGQRVDWRSPAGARLRDALTLSHEAQKFALAKEVVYLESGAAALQALPAPACLAGTWALSVGAKHALGLYGGPMSLRAAFNLVAATAGFVAYAFSTDSLTHALEAWLDRRTASLSAAYARGGVEFYEKVLSGNLALRSLLGQRGEKLYTPSGNVVPRHWFRIKHLPDTARRDSVLQMWRAALGPGGS